In the genome of Nonomuraea sp. NBC_00507, the window ACGTGGGGGTGGCGGCCGAGCACGTGGTCGTCGCGGGTGGTGACGGTCCACTCGAAGTCGTGCGATGCCGGGAAGACATGGTCCCGCTCACCCCGGTTATCCAGATATTTCGGGATCCCGTCGTTCCCGACCGTCCAGCGCAGCACCCGCAGGTCGGCCGGACCGGTCTGGAACACCGCGAGCAGCTTGCCCTCCACCCGCCTGAGCTGCTGGAGCCTGGTCTCCTTGTAGTAGCGGTAGAGCTCGGCGAAGTCCTTCTTGAACGCCGGGTCGTCCAGCGTCTCCAGCTTGTCGGCGTCGAACCTGAAGGCGTCGCCGTCCCTGGAAAACCGGTGCACCGCGAACACGTCGGCCACCGCCGTCTCGGGCTTGAGCCCGATGAAGACGTTGTAGCCGAACAACATCACGTCACCCAGGGAGACGATGTCCCTGGGGACGCAGTTGTTCTCGGTGCGGATCCGCTCCGTGCCCAGCAGGCGCAGCTCCGCGCCGCCGAAGACCTTCAGCCGCTCCGCGTTGAGCGCCTCGGCCGCCGCCGCGAGGCTCTTGGCCTGGGCCTGGAGGCGGTTCCTGAGGACCTCGTAGGTTCCCGCCTCCAGTCGAGCTTCGACCACCGTGCTCATTTCGCCCCGGCCAGCGCGGCAACCGGCGAGTCGGCCACGCCGAGGCGGCGGGCCGTCTCGAGCAGCTCGCCGAGCGCCGACGACTGCGGGCCGCCGTCCTGGATGAGCCTCATGAGCAGGGCGGACACGGTCAGGTTCTTGATGTCCTCGGTACGGACGCCGCCGATCACGTTCGCGAGGTCGGCCGCCAGGCTGGCCTGCCCGTTGACGTACGGCCCGACGAGCGCCCCGGCGACGTGCGAGTGGTCCACGAAACCGTCGACCACCTTGCCCGCGGTGATCGAGCCGACCACCTTGTCGAAGAACATCGTGTCGCCGCCGACGATGTCGATGTTGGCCTTGGCGAGCCCGGCGGCCAGCACGCTCGCCTGCGACTCGGCCACCTGCCGCGACACGTCGATGTGCTTGAGCCGGATCTCCTTGTCGGCCTCCAGGCGCAGGCGGTACTCCTCGTGGCCCCTGCCGGCGTCGTCCAGCGCCGCGATCGCGGCCGCCTTCTCGGTGAGACCCTCGGCCTCGGCCTTGAGCTTCTCGCCCACCGCGGCCGCCGCGGCCAGCGCCATCGCCTGCTCGCCCTCGGCCTGCGCCTTGAGCCGTGCGCCCTCGACCACCGCCATGGCCTTGGCGCCCTCGGCCTCGGCGGAGAGCTTCTCCTTCAGCGCCACGGCCTCGGCGCGGCCGACCTTCTCGATGGCCTCGGCGTCGCGCTCCTTGACCTGGACCTGCGCCAGGCCGGCCGCGGCGGACTCGGCCTGGACGCCCTCGGCCAGCCGGATCTTGGCCCGGGTGTCCAACTCGGCGGCCTGCTGCCTGGCCTCGGCGAGCACGAGCTCCTCGCGGGCCTTGAACTTCGAGGCCGCCTCGGCGGCCTCGGCCGCCTTGATGTCCTTGACCAGGTTCTCCTGGGCCTCGGCCTCGGCGGCGATGATGACCTGCTGGCGGGTGCGCTCGGCCTCCTCGACCACGCGCAGCCGCTTGATGGACTCCTCCTGCTCGGCCACGGTCTTGTCGACCGCGATGCGCTCGCGGATGACCTCGGCGATCGCCCGCTTCTCGGTCTCGACTTCCTTGTCCTTGGCGATGCGCGACAGCTCGGTCTCGCGCTCGCGGGCGATGACCTCCAGGACGCGGTCCTTCTCGATGCGCTCGCTCTCGATGGCGATCACGCGCTCGCGGTTCTTCTCGGCGACGGCGATCTCGCGGGCCCGGTTCTCGTTCTGGACGCCGAGCTGCTCGTCGGTCTTGATGTGCGCGGTCTGGGCACGCAGCCGCTCCTCGGCCTGCACGCGGGCGACCTCCGCCTCCTCGCGGGCCTTGACGGTCTCGATCTCGCGCTTCTGCTTCATCTCGGCGTCGGCCTGGCGGCGCTGCAGCTCGAGGATGGCCTCGCGGGCGTCCACGTTCTGCCGGGTGATCTCTTTTTCCTCGTGGCGCTGGAACTCGTTCGTCCGGACGTGCTCGATGGCCGTCAGCTCGACGATCTTGCGGATGCCCTGCGCGTCGAGGATGTTGTTCTTGTCGAGCTGGAGCAGCGCGGTCTGCTCCAAGTAGTCGATGGCGGCGTCCTCCAGGCTGTAGCCGTTGAGGTCGGTGCCGATGAGCCGGACGATCTCGTCACGGAACTCGTCGCGCTTGGTGTAGAGGTCGACGAAGTCGAGGTGCTTGCCCGCGGTCTTGAGCGCCTCGGAGAACTTGGCGTTGAACAGCGCCTGCAGCGTGCCCTCGTCACTGGCCCTGGCGGTGCCGATGGCCTGGGCGACCTTGATGACGTCCTCGGCGGTCTTGTTCACGCGGACGAAGAACGTGATCTTGATGTCGGCCCTGATGTTGTCCCGGCAGATCAGGCCCTCGCGGCCGGTGCGCTCGATCTCGATGGTCTTCACCGAGATGTCCATGATCTCGGCCTTGTGGACGACGGGCAGCACCACGGCGCCGGTGAACGTCACGTCGACCTTGTTGACCTTCGACACGATCAGCGCCTTGCCCTGTTCGACCTTGCGGAAAAGGCGGGCGATGAGGACTAGGAGGCCGATCACGATGATCAGGATGACGGCGAGGAAAACGCCGAAGCCGGTTGAGATGACGTCCATCAGAGCTCGCTTTCGTAGGGCATGACCCAGAAGAATTCGCCGTCTGCGTCGTATTCGAAGATGAGTGCTTTGTCGCCGCGGCTGAGGCGGTCCTGTCCGGTCGTGCGCACCTGCACGACCGCGGACGAGCCGTCGGCGGCGGTGACCTCGGCCTGGCCGAAGTCGTGTGTGGCCGAGCCGGTGCGGATGACGCACATCTGGCCGACGAAGTCGCCGCGCGAGTGCTTGTCCCCATCGGGGAAGAGCCTGCGCAGCGGAACCACCAGGCCACGGGTGGCGAGCCAGGCTCCACCCGCGGCGGCGAAGGGGACGGCGATCAGCAGGCCGCCGGTGACGAACTGGCTGCCGATCAGGCACAGCAGCCAGGCCAGGGCGATCAGCAGCGAGAGCGTGACGCCGGCCGGGACTCCCCCGAGGCCCAGCCAGGCGGCGTCGTCGTCCAGCTCGAAGAGGCCGGTGATGACGACCAGCCAATAACCGGCGACCACCACGAGCAGAAAACTGAAAATGACCGTCGGAAAGCTCAGCGCGGTGCTTAAGAACTCGCCCATCCCGCCTCGGTGCCCATCCCCCGTGTGATGTCCGTGTCGGACTATATCGAGATAAAGAGCGGGTAAAGGTAAAAGTTCCCGAACGGTCTGAGCACTTGACCTCAAGCATGGTTGAGGAAGCAGGCTGGGGCGCATGAGCGAAGTGATGAGGGCGGCGGCCTTCGCCGAGCCCGGTGGTCCCGAGGTACTGAAGGTGATGGAGCTCCCGGCGCCCCAGGCGGGTCCGGGGCAGGTACGCGTGCGGGTGCGCGCGGCCGGAGTGCAGCCGTTCGACGCGGCCGTACGGGCGGGCTGGTTGCCGCCTTACCTGGACGAGGTCCCCTACCCGCGCATTCCTGGCAACGAGTTCGCGGGTGTGGTCGACCAGGTGGGCGAAGGCGTGACCGGGGTGTCGGCCGGGGACGAGGTGCTGGGGTTCTCGGCGCTGTACGCCTACGCCGAGTACATCGTGGTGAACGGGGCGAACGTGGCGCCCAAGCCCGCGGGGATTCCGTGGGAGGTGGCCGGCGGGCTGACCGCGGGCGTGCAGACGGCCGAGCTGGCCCTGGACGGGCTCGGCGTCAAGGAGGGAGAGACGCTGCTCGTGCACGGCGCGGCCGGGTCCGTGGGGACGGCCGCCGTGCAGATCGCCAGGATGCGGGGCGTGCGCGTGATCGGCACCGCCCGTGAGGTGAACCACGACTACCTGCGCGACCTCGGCGCCATCCCGGTCCGGTACGGGGAGGGTCTGGCCGACCGGGTGCGGGCGCTCGCGCCGGGCGGGGTCGACGCCGCCCTGGACGGGGCGGGAGGCCATGCTTTGGAGGTCTCGTTGGAGCTGGTGTCCGACCGCGGGCGGATCGTCACCCTGGTCGAGCATGGCAAGGCGGCCGAGCTGGGGGTCAAGCTCGTTCGGGGCGAGCGTTCGGCCGAGCGGCTCGGGCGCTACGCCGCTTTGTACGCCGAGGGCCGCTTCAGGTTCCCGGTGCGGCGGGCGTACCGGCTGGAGGAGGCCGCGGACGCGCACCGGGAGATCGAGACCGGCCACGGCCAGGGGAAGGTCGTCATCACGACCTGACGCGTACGGCCTCGGCGACGGCGAGGCCGATCTCGTTGAGCTCACGCTCGCCGTCCTCGACGTCCCACAGGGCGTTCTGCAGCATCCGGCCGAGCGTCCAGCCGGCCGCCCGCTGGGGATCGAGGCCGAGCCCGTCCACCATCAGGTCGAAGCGGCGCAGCACCGCCCGGGTCACGTCGCCGGTGGCGACCACGTCGTCCCACCGGTTCCACAGGGCGGGCGCGAGGTCGAACCCCGGGTCGCCGGCCAGCGGCTTCGGGTCGATGGCCAGCCACGGCTCCCGGTCGGCCGCCAGCACGTTGTCGTAGTGCAGGTCCCAGTGCAGCAGCCGGTCGCCGGGCTCGGAGACGAGCCCGGCGACCGCGTCGGCGCACCAGCGCAACCAGCGGCGGTCCCGGTCACGGGGCAGCTTCGTGAGCGCCTCGTCCACGTCGTCGAGCATCGCCTGCGCGATGTCGCCGAGGCGGCGCATGCCCTCGGGCGCGGGGTGGGCGACGAGCCGGGCGAGCAGCTCGGTCAGGATCGTCAGCGCCTCGATGTCGTCGGGCAGGGCCGAAAGAGGGCGGTCGGCGTGCAGCCGTTCCAGCAGCAGGGTGCCGGTGCCGGGGTCGGAAGCGAGCAGCCGCACCGACCCGTCCCCGTCCCACGCACGCAGCCCCATCGCCTCGGTGGCGTTCTCGGCGGTGACCGGCTGCAGCTTCAGAGCGGCCTTGGTGCCGTCCGTGCGGAGCACCGGCAGCACCAGCGACACCACGCCGTGCCCGGGCTCGCCGTCGAGCCGCAGCTCCCATTCCTCCAGGTAGCGCTCGGCCAGCGCGGGGAGCCCGGCGGACCAGGCACGCCCGGCCTCCCCGTCGTACTTGATGTGGGATGCGGTCAGGGCCGGCGGGACCGTGATCCGCATCAGTAGTGCCAGGGGAAGGGCGACCAGTCCGGGGCGCGCTTCTCCAGGAACGAGTCGCGCCCCTCGGCCGCCTCGTCCGTCATGTACGCCAGCCGCGTCGCCTCGCCCGCGAACACCTGCTGACCCACCAGCCCGTCGTCGATCATGTTGAAGGCGAACTTCAGCATGCGCTGCGCCGTGGGCGACTTGCCGTTGATCTTGCGGGCCCACTCCAGGGCCGTGCTCTCCAGCTCCGCGTGCGGCACCACGGCGTTGACCATGCCCATGCGGTGGGCGTCGGCCGCGGTGTAGGTGTCGCCGAGGAAGAAGATCTCGCGGGCGAACTTCTGCCCGACCTGACGTGCCAGATAGGCCGAGCCGAAACCGCCGTCGAAACTGGCCACGTCGGCGTCGGTCTGCTTGAAGCGGGCGTGCTCCTCGCTGGCCAGCGTGAGGTCCGCCACGACGTGGAGGCTGTGGCCGCCGCCCGCCGCCCACCCCGGCACCACGCAGATCACCACCTTGGGCATGAAGCGGATCAGGCGCTGCACCTCCAGGATGTGCAGGCGACCGGTCGAGGCCGAGCCGTCGGCGTACTGATAGCCGTCCTTCCCCCTGATGCGCTGGTCGCCGCCCGAGCAGAACGCCCAGCCCCCGTCCTTCGGTGACGGGCCGTTGCCGGTGAGCAGCACGCAGCCGACATCGGTGGTCTGCCGGGCGTGGTCGAGCGCGCGGTAGAGCTCGTCGACGGTCTGCGGGCGGAAGGCGTTGCGCACTTCGGGGCGGTTGAAGGCGATCCGCACCGTGCCCTGGTCCACCGCACGGTGGTAGGTGATGTCGGTGAAGTCGAATCCCTCGACCACCTGCCATGCCTTGGGATCGAACAGCTCGGAGACCATGGACGAGAGCCTAATGGATCTGCCCTTCCACCTGCGGCCTGGTGTCCGTTCGCTAGGTGACCTCCGCACGCAACTCCGCGAGCAGCTCCCCTTGGTCGGCGAGCATGTCGGTGAGGATGCGGCGGGCCGCGCCGAGCAGATCCGCCAGCTCCGGTGTGGCCAGTGTGTAGACCACGGTGCTGCCCTCGCGGATCGCGCTCACGATGCCGGCCCTGCGCAGGACTCCGAGCTGCTGGGAGAGGCTCGACGGCTCGATGTCGATCTGGGCCAGTAGGTCCCTGACGGGTAGCGGCCCTTCCTGGAGTAGCTCCAACACTCTGATGCGAGCGGGGTGGCCGAGCGTTCGGAAGAAGTCGGCCTTGGCCTGATAGACCTCCACGTGCATATAGCCCAGACTAATCCAGCGGAGTTGCATAATTCTTCAAGTCACCATGTTGTTGGATAGCATGACAGCGGGGACTAGGGAGTAGCCATGGGCCGAGGAAGAGCCAAGGCGAAGCAGACGAAGGTCGCTCGCCAGCTGAAGTACACCAACCACAACATCGACTACGACCGGCTCCGGGAGGAGCTCGGTGCCGACACGCGGCACGAGGAGAGCCACCCGTCTACGGCATCCGAGCAGGAGTCCGAGCGCGCGCAATGACGCGGGTCAGCTTCGCGGGTGCGAGGGTGACGTTCTTCAGCCGCCTGGCCTCCGGCGCCTGATCGGGCGCCGAGAGCTCCAGGCGGTTCAGCACCTCGCGAATGATGACCCGCATCTCCAAAAGCGCGAGCTGCGCGCCGACGCAGAAGCGCCGGCCGCCGCCGAAGGGCATCCAGGCCCTGTTCTGGTGCCCGTCCATGAAGCGTTCCGGGCGGAACTCCTCGGGAGAGGGGAACGCTTCGGGGTCGCGGTGCACGAGCGGGATGTACGGCCCGGCGTACCAGCCGGCCGGGATCTCGTATTCGCCCAGCCGGAGCGGGACGTCGAGCAGGCGTGGCGCCTCATAGACGACGGGCCGGACGCGTAGCACCTCCTTGACCACCGCGTCGAGGTAGGGCTCGTCGTCCGGCAGCTTCCCCATGATCTCGGGCGGCATGCGCAGGAGCCGCTCGAAGGCCCAAGCCAGGCCGGTCGCGGTGGTCTCGTGGCCGGCGATCAGCATGGTGACCAGCTCGTCGCGGATCTCCTGGTCGCCCAGCTCGGTCTCGAGCAACCTGCCGAGCACATCCGTACCGCCCGGCGTCGCGCGGCGGCGGCGGATCTCGTCGAACAGGATCGTGTCCACCTCGGCCCTGAGCCGGACGAATCGCCCGGACGCCAGGAACGGCACCCGCGCCGCCAGGCCGCGCAGCCGCTCGGGCAGGGCGAGGAGCTGCATGGATCCGCCGGTCTCGATCAGCTCAGGGAGCAGTGCCCGGAGCCTGCGGACCCGTCCGGCGTCCCGGATGCCGAAGATCAGCCTGATGATGATC includes:
- a CDS encoding flotillin family protein — its product is MDVISTGFGVFLAVILIIVIGLLVLIARLFRKVEQGKALIVSKVNKVDVTFTGAVVLPVVHKAEIMDISVKTIEIERTGREGLICRDNIRADIKITFFVRVNKTAEDVIKVAQAIGTARASDEGTLQALFNAKFSEALKTAGKHLDFVDLYTKRDEFRDEIVRLIGTDLNGYSLEDAAIDYLEQTALLQLDKNNILDAQGIRKIVELTAIEHVRTNEFQRHEEKEITRQNVDAREAILELQRRQADAEMKQKREIETVKAREEAEVARVQAEERLRAQTAHIKTDEQLGVQNENRAREIAVAEKNRERVIAIESERIEKDRVLEVIARERETELSRIAKDKEVETEKRAIAEVIRERIAVDKTVAEQEESIKRLRVVEEAERTRQQVIIAAEAEAQENLVKDIKAAEAAEAASKFKAREELVLAEARQQAAELDTRAKIRLAEGVQAESAAAGLAQVQVKERDAEAIEKVGRAEAVALKEKLSAEAEGAKAMAVVEGARLKAQAEGEQAMALAAAAAVGEKLKAEAEGLTEKAAAIAALDDAGRGHEEYRLRLEADKEIRLKHIDVSRQVAESQASVLAAGLAKANIDIVGGDTMFFDKVVGSITAGKVVDGFVDHSHVAGALVGPYVNGQASLAADLANVIGGVRTEDIKNLTVSALLMRLIQDGGPQSSALGELLETARRLGVADSPVAALAGAK
- a CDS encoding NADP-dependent oxidoreductase produces the protein MRAAAFAEPGGPEVLKVMELPAPQAGPGQVRVRVRAAGVQPFDAAVRAGWLPPYLDEVPYPRIPGNEFAGVVDQVGEGVTGVSAGDEVLGFSALYAYAEYIVVNGANVAPKPAGIPWEVAGGLTAGVQTAELALDGLGVKEGETLLVHGAAGSVGTAAVQIARMRGVRVIGTAREVNHDYLRDLGAIPVRYGEGLADRVRALAPGGVDAALDGAGGHALEVSLELVSDRGRIVTLVEHGKAAELGVKLVRGERSAERLGRYAALYAEGRFRFPVRRAYRLEEAADAHREIETGHGQGKVVITT
- a CDS encoding aminoglycoside phosphotransferase family protein codes for the protein MRITVPPALTASHIKYDGEAGRAWSAGLPALAERYLEEWELRLDGEPGHGVVSLVLPVLRTDGTKAALKLQPVTAENATEAMGLRAWDGDGSVRLLASDPGTGTLLLERLHADRPLSALPDDIEALTILTELLARLVAHPAPEGMRRLGDIAQAMLDDVDEALTKLPRDRDRRWLRWCADAVAGLVSEPGDRLLHWDLHYDNVLAADREPWLAIDPKPLAGDPGFDLAPALWNRWDDVVATGDVTRAVLRRFDLMVDGLGLDPQRAAGWTLGRMLQNALWDVEDGERELNEIGLAVAEAVRVRS
- a CDS encoding 1,4-dihydroxy-2-naphthoyl-CoA synthase; the protein is MVSELFDPKAWQVVEGFDFTDITYHRAVDQGTVRIAFNRPEVRNAFRPQTVDELYRALDHARQTTDVGCVLLTGNGPSPKDGGWAFCSGGDQRIRGKDGYQYADGSASTGRLHILEVQRLIRFMPKVVICVVPGWAAGGGHSLHVVADLTLASEEHARFKQTDADVASFDGGFGSAYLARQVGQKFAREIFFLGDTYTAADAHRMGMVNAVVPHAELESTALEWARKINGKSPTAQRMLKFAFNMIDDGLVGQQVFAGEATRLAYMTDEAAEGRDSFLEKRAPDWSPFPWHY
- a CDS encoding ArsR/SmtB family transcription factor; this translates as MHVEVYQAKADFFRTLGHPARIRVLELLQEGPLPVRDLLAQIDIEPSSLSQQLGVLRRAGIVSAIREGSTVVYTLATPELADLLGAARRILTDMLADQGELLAELRAEVT
- a CDS encoding DUF3073 domain-containing protein; the protein is MGRGRAKAKQTKVARQLKYTNHNIDYDRLREELGADTRHEESHPSTASEQESERAQ
- a CDS encoding cytochrome P450 encodes the protein MRRFEMLPPGPKLPSLVQTAWFMWDSPGLMESLHRRYGPIFTVRYAGFPPEVYVTTAELAAQVYQTDQGGGRAGEARRDFLEHMVGAHSVLTLDGDDWWRHRKLLNPPLRAKQVAGYHDEITAIAAEKIATWPLGRPFALRERMQDITLEIIIRLIFGIRDAGRVRRLRALLPELIETGGSMQLLALPERLRGLAARVPFLASGRFVRLRAEVDTILFDEIRRRRATPGGTDVLGRLLETELGDQEIRDELVTMLIAGHETTATGLAWAFERLLRMPPEIMGKLPDDEPYLDAVVKEVLRVRPVVYEAPRLLDVPLRLGEYEIPAGWYAGPYIPLVHRDPEAFPSPEEFRPERFMDGHQNRAWMPFGGGRRFCVGAQLALLEMRVIIREVLNRLELSAPDQAPEARRLKNVTLAPAKLTRVIARARTPARMP